The following proteins come from a genomic window of Timaviella obliquedivisa GSE-PSE-MK23-08B:
- a CDS encoding ribbon-helix-helix domain-containing protein — protein MPRTSRAISVRVPLETIEKLKEVAQKTGSTQNSILSKAIELVLALSGQVTI, from the coding sequence ATGCCCAGAACAAGCCGCGCGATTAGCGTCCGAGTTCCACTGGAGACTATTGAAAAATTGAAGGAAGTTGCTCAAAAAACAGGCTCAACTCAGAATTCGATTCTCAGTAAAGCGATCGAATTGGTACTTGCATTGAGCGGGCAAGTCACGATTTAA